Proteins encoded in a region of the Falco biarmicus isolate bFalBia1 chromosome W, bFalBia1.pri, whole genome shotgun sequence genome:
- the LOC130142094 gene encoding acrosin-like, which produces MSLAAMDFLRLLVVLLAVCCPVHGTWDSCGGSCGLRPMALHYGMSRVVGGTDALPGAWPWIVSIQALVEGGTAHICGGSLISPQWVLTAAHCFIEVRDITVLRVVLGATQLTQLGPEAQVRAVRRLLVHQHYWNVTQSNDIALLELDQPVQCNSYVQLACVPDASLRVSELTACYVSGWGARKARAGGSAYVLQEAQVHLIDARVCNSSGWYRGAIHTHNMCAGYPQGGIDTCQGDSGGPLVCQDRSADYFWLVGVTSWGTGCARARKPGVYTSTQHFYDWILAQMGLRPAVTTTARPQPVFTYTPVQRPRPRPRPRPTESIAATLEEQPEAWAIPDPYGGVPRGLEWNGRD; this is translated from the exons atgTCGCTGGCAGCGATGGATTTTCTGCGTCTCCTCGTTGTCCTGCTGGCcgtgtgctgtcctgtgcacggcacatgggacagctgtgg AGGGAGCTGCGGGCTTCGTCCCATGGCTTTGCACTACGGCATGTCGCGCGTcgtgggtggcacagatgccctgccgggggcctggccctggatcgTCAGCATCCAGGCTCTCGTGGAAGGAGGCACGGCGCACATCTGTGGGGGCTCCCTCATCAGCCCACAGTgggtcctcacagcagcccactgcttcatcgAGGTCAG ggACATCACCGTCTTGCGCGTGGTGCTCGGTGCCACCCAGCTGACTCAGCTGGGCCCTGAGGCTCAGGTGCGCGCCGTCAGGCGGCTGCTGGTTCACCAGCACTACTGGAACGTCACGCAGAGCAacgacattgccttgctggagctggaccagcctgtccagtgcaacagctacgtacagcttgcctgtgtgcccgacgcctcgctgagagtctcagagctgacagcctgctacgtcagtggctggggtgccaggaaagcaagag ctggaggatCGGCATacgtgctgcaggaggcccaggtccaCCTCATTGATGCCagggtctgtaacagcagcggcTGGTACAGGGGGGCCATCCACACCCACAACATGTGTGCTGGCTATCCGCAGGGCGGCATCgacacctgccag ggggacagcggtgggcctCTCGTGTGCCAAGACAGGAGCGCCgactacttctggcttgttggcGTGACCagctgggggacgggctgtgcgaGAGCAAGGAAGCCCGGAGTCTacacctccacccagcacttctacGACTGGATCCTGGCGCAGATGGGCCTGCGCCCAGCAGTAACCACTACTGCAAGGCCACAGCCAGTCTTCACCTACACCCCCGTTcagaggccaaggccaaggccaaggccaaggccaacagAATCGA TAGCGGCCACGCTAGAGGAGCAACCGGAGGCCTGGGCCATACCAGACCCCTATGGAGGGGTGCCGCGGGGACTCGAGTGGAATGGTCGAGACTAG